A region of Cellulophaga sp. RHA19 DNA encodes the following proteins:
- a CDS encoding DUF6985 domain-containing protein: MPTENILFNEFEKLDYRCWHDNKKHDIKVEIELSDNENSVEPSKKQIETLNFIKQNQKLIIQNIWKYYNDLMIPIYDEAVGLENDRIAKNITEISKIFGIKKIEIPQYNQYESNYFSIVFDFDYDCEHGLYILFKNNVPIDFFDFGTKSDDAVILYENGLQNKDKSKIKIKVNRLNGERVFEGNYYDNEEINVQLKKGAYRAYYIINSSSRIRNIIIDSDKEIFNLNHILKNCI; this comes from the coding sequence GTGCCCACTGAAAATATCTTATTCAATGAATTTGAAAAACTTGACTACCGATGTTGGCACGACAATAAGAAACACGATATTAAAGTAGAAATAGAACTTTCTGACAATGAAAACTCTGTTGAACCTTCTAAAAAGCAAATAGAGACTTTAAACTTCATCAAACAAAATCAAAAGTTAATAATTCAAAATATTTGGAAATATTATAACGATTTAATGATTCCAATTTATGACGAAGCTGTTGGGTTAGAAAACGATAGAATAGCTAAAAATATAACCGAAATATCTAAAATTTTTGGCATTAAAAAAATTGAAATACCACAATACAATCAATACGAGTCTAATTATTTCTCAATAGTGTTTGACTTTGATTATGATTGTGAACACGGTTTATACATTCTATTCAAAAATAATGTACCAATAGACTTTTTTGATTTTGGAACAAAATCTGATGACGCAGTAATTCTTTATGAAAATGGTTTGCAGAATAAAGACAAGTCTAAAATCAAAATTAAGGTTAACAGACTAAATGGGGAAAGAGTTTTTGAGGGCAATTATTATGATAATGAAGAGATTAATGTTCAACTGAAAAAAGGCGCTTATAGAGCTTATTACATAATCAATTCATCAAGTAGAATAAGAAATATAATTATAGATTCTGATAAGGAAATATTTAACTTGAATCATATACTTAAAAACTGTATTTAA